A single region of the Kineosporiaceae bacterium SCSIO 59966 genome encodes:
- a CDS encoding C40 family peptidase yields MTFPPEPDSSPRRRGRGTATVSTRPRGRYRAEVRPKTPLSTLSEAVSANAATMGRRSAVLAASSGLVVTMGLPAAGATTGTDTAGRPDAGTTEAVAAVPEQAGEKAAPAAAAVQVVAAADDAELRIKLPHVSTAEAPPPPPPEPEPAVRDEQRRQTASRSTTRESTGSSSSGSSEGSASAAAPVTSASGSNSAILAIAARYVGTPYSYGGASPSGFDCSGYTQYVYGQAGISLPRTSGGQGSGGRRISASEARPGDLVWSGSGHIGIYAGGGMMYDAPRSGKTVQKRSIWFNPIFVTYTH; encoded by the coding sequence GTGACTTTCCCACCCGAACCCGACAGCTCACCTCGTAGGCGTGGGAGAGGCACTGCAACTGTGAGCACACGACCCCGTGGGCGCTACCGCGCTGAGGTGCGTCCGAAGACCCCGCTGTCGACGCTGTCCGAGGCGGTCAGCGCGAACGCGGCGACGATGGGCCGCCGGTCTGCCGTTCTCGCCGCCTCCAGTGGGCTCGTCGTCACCATGGGCCTGCCGGCCGCCGGTGCCACCACCGGCACCGACACCGCGGGTCGACCGGACGCCGGCACGACCGAGGCCGTCGCGGCCGTGCCCGAGCAGGCTGGTGAGAAGGCCGCCCCGGCTGCTGCCGCCGTCCAGGTCGTCGCCGCTGCCGACGACGCCGAGCTACGCATCAAGCTGCCGCACGTCAGCACGGCCGAAGCGCCGCCGCCACCGCCGCCGGAGCCCGAGCCCGCCGTGCGCGACGAGCAGCGTCGCCAGACGGCGTCCCGCAGCACCACGCGCGAGTCGACCGGCAGCTCGTCGTCCGGGTCGTCGGAGGGGTCCGCGTCCGCTGCTGCACCAGTCACCTCCGCCTCGGGTTCCAACAGCGCGATCCTCGCGATCGCTGCCCGCTACGTCGGCACGCCGTACAGCTACGGCGGCGCCTCGCCGTCCGGCTTCGACTGCTCCGGCTACACCCAGTACGTGTACGGCCAGGCGGGCATCTCCCTGCCCCGCACGTCCGGTGGCCAGGGTTCCGGCGGACGCCGGATCTCGGCCAGCGAGGCCCGTCCCGGCGACCTGGTCTGGAGCGGCAGCGGCCACATCGGCATCTACGCCGGCGGCGGGATGATGTACGACGCCCCGCGCAGTGGCAAGACCGTGCAGAAGCGCAGCATCTGGTTCAACCCGATCTTCGTGACCTACACGCACTGA
- a CDS encoding C4-dicarboxylate ABC transporter, which produces MTSQAQGSLGDRPGAGTVYVEPDSATGPRLAHFPVTFFAAAMGLAGLSLAWTRAAPVLDVPEAVGTALFWVSLVVYAAILVTYVAKLVRHPGAVREELGHPVRLSFVPTTSIGLLLVATAGQDVHAVAAPLWWVGASAQLALTLYVLSAWINRPVFAMDHVTPAWFIPVVGLMVVPLAGTEFAHPEVSWFFFAVGVTFWVPLLAMVLSRLFVHERPVPPRLLPTLAVLIAPPAVATVAYLRLVPDAGDGPVPRLLYYVALFFTVLFVVQVDRLRRLPFFLSWWAYAFPLAALSVATSVMAGEIGGWFFTAASWTFLVTVSALALLLVVRTAASMLRGEVCVPE; this is translated from the coding sequence ATGACCTCGCAGGCTCAAGGATCCCTCGGCGACCGTCCCGGCGCCGGCACGGTGTACGTCGAACCCGACAGCGCGACCGGCCCCCGGCTGGCCCACTTCCCGGTGACGTTCTTCGCCGCCGCGATGGGGCTCGCTGGCCTCTCCCTGGCCTGGACGCGGGCGGCGCCCGTCCTCGACGTCCCGGAAGCGGTCGGGACGGCGCTGTTCTGGGTCTCGCTGGTCGTGTACGCCGCGATCCTGGTGACCTACGTCGCCAAGCTGGTCCGCCACCCTGGCGCCGTGCGCGAGGAGCTCGGTCATCCGGTCCGGCTCTCCTTCGTCCCCACGACCAGCATCGGTCTGCTCCTGGTCGCCACCGCGGGGCAGGACGTCCACGCGGTGGCCGCACCGCTGTGGTGGGTAGGAGCGAGCGCACAGCTGGCGCTCACCCTCTACGTGCTGTCGGCGTGGATCAACCGGCCGGTGTTCGCGATGGACCACGTGACCCCGGCCTGGTTCATCCCCGTCGTCGGGCTGATGGTCGTGCCGTTGGCGGGAACCGAGTTCGCTCACCCGGAGGTGTCCTGGTTCTTCTTCGCGGTCGGGGTGACGTTCTGGGTGCCCCTGCTGGCGATGGTGCTGTCCCGGTTGTTCGTGCACGAACGGCCGGTGCCGCCCCGGCTCCTGCCCACGCTCGCCGTCCTCATCGCACCACCTGCCGTGGCCACCGTCGCCTACCTGCGGCTTGTGCCGGATGCCGGCGACGGTCCCGTGCCGCGGCTGCTGTACTACGTCGCCCTGTTCTTCACCGTGCTCTTCGTCGTCCAGGTGGACCGGCTGCGCAGGCTGCCGTTCTTCCTGTCGTGGTGGGCGTACGCGTTCCCGCTGGCGGCGCTGAGCGTCGCGACCAGCGTGATGGCCGGGGAGATCGGCGGCTGGTTCTTCACCGCGGCGTCCTGGACCTTCCTGGTGACGGTCAGCGCGCTCGCGCTGCTGCTGGTGGTGCGCACCGCGGCCAGCATGCTGCGGGGAGAGGTGTGCGTCCCGGAGTAG
- a CDS encoding HNH endonuclease, with product MRPRTLVLNAGFEPLAVVSLRRAIVLVLTGKAVVLATDGPGVRSSSVVLDRPSVILLSRYVRVPRARTMPVSRQGVLRRDAQRCAYCRGPATTVDHVLPRSRGGPDSWENLVACCVRCNNVKGNRTPEELGWTLHVVPRPPHGPAWTLRHAEPLHPLWVDYLPAAA from the coding sequence GTGCGCCCCCGCACGCTCGTCCTCAATGCGGGCTTCGAGCCACTCGCCGTGGTGTCCCTGCGGCGGGCGATCGTCCTCGTCCTCACCGGGAAGGCGGTCGTGCTCGCGACGGACGGCCCCGGCGTCCGCTCGAGCTCCGTCGTCCTGGACCGGCCGTCGGTGATCCTGCTGTCCCGCTACGTCCGGGTGCCACGAGCCCGGACGATGCCGGTGTCGCGCCAGGGCGTGCTGCGACGCGACGCGCAGCGCTGCGCCTACTGCCGTGGGCCGGCGACCACCGTCGACCACGTGCTGCCGCGCAGCCGGGGCGGCCCGGACTCCTGGGAGAACCTCGTGGCCTGCTGCGTGCGGTGCAACAACGTCAAGGGCAACCGGACGCCGGAGGAGCTCGGCTGGACCCTGCACGTCGTCCCGCGCCCGCCGCACGGCCCCGCCTGGACCCTCCGGCACGCCGAGCCGCTCCACCCGTTGTGGGTGGACTACCTGCCCGCTGCTGCCTGA
- a CDS encoding MFS transporter: MPRLFADLTPLRVSADYRRLLVGNALANVGQQLAITALGLQVYDLTGSTLAVGLVGLFALVPLVVLGLYGGAIVDAYDRRTVALGASAALWVVSLATAGQAWAGLEQVWVLYLLTSLHSAAFAVVQPARAAILPRLLPLRLLPAANALQAAVFPVGFTLGPVLAGVLVGQLGYGVAYSVDVLTYLAALWALVRLPSLPPQGSVRRAGFSSVVEGLRYLRTQPNVRMTFVVDVLAMVSSFPRALFPAVAIGAFGAGPTTVGLLSGAIAVGSGLAGVLSGPLGRVNRQGLAVLWAITAWGTSIIGFGVVVLLAEVVGPGTWALAAGLGFLVLAGASDAVSAVYRQTILQSATPDAMRGRLQGVFVVVVAGGPRLGELATSGVAQAVGEGMAAVAGGVVCVLGIGWLARRNPRFRRYDARHPEP; this comes from the coding sequence GTGCCGCGCCTGTTCGCCGACCTGACCCCGCTGCGGGTCAGCGCCGACTACCGGCGGCTGCTCGTCGGCAACGCGCTGGCGAACGTGGGCCAGCAGCTGGCGATCACAGCGCTCGGCCTGCAGGTGTACGACCTGACCGGCTCCACCCTCGCCGTCGGGCTCGTCGGCCTGTTCGCGCTCGTCCCCCTCGTCGTCCTCGGTCTGTACGGCGGGGCGATCGTCGACGCCTACGACCGTCGCACGGTGGCCCTGGGCGCCTCCGCGGCGTTGTGGGTGGTCTCCCTCGCCACCGCGGGACAGGCGTGGGCGGGGCTGGAGCAGGTGTGGGTGCTGTACCTGCTGACGTCCCTGCACAGCGCCGCGTTCGCCGTCGTCCAACCGGCTCGGGCCGCGATCCTGCCGCGGCTGCTCCCACTGCGTCTGCTCCCCGCCGCGAACGCCCTGCAGGCAGCCGTCTTCCCGGTGGGGTTCACCCTCGGCCCGGTGCTCGCCGGCGTCCTCGTCGGGCAGCTGGGCTACGGCGTCGCCTACTCGGTCGACGTGCTCACCTACCTCGCCGCGCTGTGGGCACTCGTGCGGCTGCCGTCGTTGCCCCCGCAGGGGAGCGTCCGCCGCGCCGGGTTCTCCTCGGTCGTCGAAGGGCTGCGCTACCTACGCACTCAGCCGAACGTCCGGATGACCTTCGTCGTCGACGTCCTGGCGATGGTCTCCTCGTTCCCCCGGGCGCTGTTCCCCGCAGTGGCCATCGGGGCGTTCGGGGCCGGTCCGACGACCGTGGGCCTGCTGTCCGGCGCGATCGCCGTCGGGTCGGGGCTGGCCGGTGTGCTGTCCGGGCCACTGGGACGGGTCAACCGGCAGGGCCTGGCGGTGCTGTGGGCGATCACGGCCTGGGGGACCTCGATCATCGGGTTCGGGGTCGTCGTCCTGCTCGCGGAGGTGGTCGGGCCGGGGACGTGGGCCCTCGCTGCGGGGCTGGGGTTCCTCGTGCTGGCCGGCGCGTCGGACGCGGTCAGTGCGGTGTACCGGCAGACGATCCTCCAGTCGGCCACGCCCGACGCGATGCGGGGGCGGCTCCAGGGGGTGTTCGTGGTCGTCGTCGCCGGCGGGCCGCGACTGGGCGAGCTCGCGACGAGCGGGGTGGCGCAGGCGGTTGGCGAGGGTATGGCGGCGGTTGCGGGCGGGGTCGTCTGTGTCCTCGGGATCGGCTGGCTCGCTCGTCGCAACCCGCGGTTCCGTCGTTACGACGCCCGCCACCCCGAACCCTGA
- a CDS encoding metal ABC transporter permease — MEWLVEPFELAFQQRALAGGVLAGLMSSVVGTWLVLRGMSFFGDAFVHGVVPGIAAAVVLDVSPLLGAAVAALVMVAGIELVSRQTALSEDTAIGLLFVGMLALGVVIISRTDAYTGSLTSILFGDALGVTSADLVRQGVLTVAVLLVSVVMYRPFLALAFNEQKAELLGMRPNVAHAALLALIATAVIGSFEAVGTLLVFGLLIGPPATAVLLVRTVPRMMVTAAVISVLSVAAGLLASYHLGTAASATMAIVPIVVFFVTLAVTRTVAVLGRRRVRPAVGTTQQATP, encoded by the coding sequence ATGGAGTGGCTGGTCGAACCGTTCGAGCTGGCCTTCCAGCAGCGCGCCCTGGCCGGCGGGGTCCTGGCCGGCCTGATGAGCTCGGTCGTCGGCACCTGGCTGGTGCTGCGCGGCATGAGCTTCTTCGGAGACGCCTTCGTCCACGGCGTGGTACCAGGTATCGCGGCGGCGGTCGTGCTCGACGTCAGCCCCCTGCTCGGGGCGGCCGTGGCGGCGCTCGTCATGGTGGCCGGCATCGAGCTGGTGAGCAGGCAGACGGCGCTCAGCGAGGACACCGCGATCGGGCTGCTGTTCGTCGGCATGCTGGCCCTCGGCGTGGTGATCATCTCCCGGACGGACGCCTACACCGGGAGCCTGACCAGCATCCTGTTCGGCGACGCGCTGGGAGTCACCTCGGCCGACCTGGTGCGGCAGGGCGTGCTGACCGTAGCGGTGCTCCTGGTCTCGGTGGTGATGTACCGCCCCTTCCTGGCCCTGGCGTTCAACGAGCAGAAGGCCGAGCTGCTCGGCATGCGCCCCAACGTGGCCCACGCAGCCCTCCTGGCGCTCATCGCCACTGCCGTCATCGGCAGCTTCGAGGCCGTCGGGACGCTGCTGGTCTTCGGTCTGCTGATCGGCCCCCCGGCCACCGCGGTGCTCCTGGTCCGGACGGTGCCCCGGATGATGGTGACGGCGGCCGTGATCTCCGTGCTGTCCGTAGCCGCGGGACTGCTGGCGAGCTACCACCTGGGCACCGCGGCGTCCGCGACGATGGCCATCGTGCCGATCGTGGTCTTCTTCGTGACCCTGGCGGTGACGCGGACCGTCGCCGTGCTCGGGCGCCGACGGGTCCGCCCAGCCGTGGGGACGACGCAGCAGGCGACGCCATGA
- a CDS encoding metal-dependent transcriptional regulator, whose translation MSDLIDTTEMYLRTIYELEEEGIVPLRARIAERLQQSGPTVSQTVARMERDGLVVVAGDRHLELTEEGRRKATRVMRKHRLAERLLVDVIGLEWEYVHEEACRWEHVMSERVERKILAMIGSPAESPYGNPIPGLDELGHPGASGAQPVAALTTLADAARQAGGEPVDVVVRRLGEPLQTDPELMHRLAVGGVRPGGRVVVRAGDGGQVLVGGALTLPGPVASHVFVVPGDTR comes from the coding sequence GTGAGCGACCTCATCGACACCACGGAGATGTACCTCCGCACGATCTACGAGCTGGAGGAGGAGGGCATCGTCCCGCTGCGCGCCCGGATCGCCGAGCGCCTGCAGCAGAGCGGCCCCACCGTCTCCCAGACCGTCGCCCGAATGGAGCGTGACGGCCTCGTCGTCGTCGCCGGTGACCGGCACCTCGAGCTGACCGAGGAGGGCCGCCGCAAGGCCACCCGGGTGATGCGCAAGCACCGGCTCGCCGAGCGGCTGCTCGTCGACGTCATCGGCCTGGAGTGGGAGTACGTCCACGAGGAGGCCTGCCGCTGGGAGCACGTCATGAGCGAGCGGGTCGAGCGCAAGATCCTCGCCATGATCGGCTCCCCGGCCGAGTCGCCCTACGGCAACCCGATCCCCGGCCTGGACGAGCTCGGCCACCCCGGCGCGTCCGGGGCGCAGCCGGTGGCTGCGCTGACGACCCTGGCGGACGCCGCCCGGCAGGCCGGCGGGGAGCCGGTGGACGTCGTGGTGCGGCGGCTGGGCGAACCGCTGCAGACCGACCCCGAGCTGATGCACCGCCTCGCCGTCGGCGGCGTGCGCCCGGGCGGCCGGGTCGTCGTGCGCGCGGGCGACGGCGGGCAGGTGCTCGTCGGCGGTGCCCTCACCCTGCCCGGTCCGGTCGCCTCGCACGTCTTCGTGGTCCCCGGTGACACCCGCTGA
- a CDS encoding gamma-glutamyltransferase family protein: MADVPLTRPELAGTFGMVASTHWLASQTGMGVLERGGNAFDAAAAAGFVLQVVEPHLNGPAGDLPIVLWSGTDQRAHVVCGQGPSPQAATLQAFADLGLDAVPGTGLLAATVPGAFGAWTLMLQRWGTWRLRDVLEPAIGYARHGAPVLPRVSRTIDAVSALFTDEWTTSAQTYLDGGRAPAPWSRWRLTRLADTYERVLTEAEAASSDRDAQIEAARDVWYRGFVAEAVDTFARTTTWLDTSGRRHGGLLSADDLARWQPTVEEPLSGRYRDVEVLKTGPWGQGPVLLQSLHILDGLDLAGPDGDLADDDPDWIHLTTEASKLAFADREAWYGDPEHVDVPLATLLSQDYAAERRRLIDPARADRELRPGSPDGRTPRLPDVPPEGLGGTRDASVGEPTVRRDGRTRGDTCHVDVVDRWGNMVAATPSGAWLQSSPVVPDLGFPLGTRAQMFWLTEGLPTTLAPGVRPRTTLSPSLALRDGEPWIAFGTPGGDQQDQWSLVLLLRMVHAAEASRRRGEPVWTGLQAAVDAPMFHHDHMPSSFFPRQTFPARLTVEDRVPRPVLDELARRGHDVQAVDGWSLGRLSAVARDGGWLRAAANPRGAQGYAVGR, translated from the coding sequence ATGGCTGACGTCCCGCTGACCCGTCCTGAGCTCGCCGGCACCTTCGGCATGGTGGCCTCCACCCACTGGCTGGCGTCGCAGACCGGGATGGGGGTGCTGGAGCGCGGCGGCAACGCCTTCGACGCCGCCGCGGCCGCGGGCTTCGTCCTGCAGGTCGTCGAGCCCCACCTCAACGGCCCCGCCGGCGACCTGCCGATCGTCCTGTGGAGCGGTACGGACCAGCGCGCGCACGTCGTCTGCGGCCAGGGCCCGTCCCCGCAGGCCGCGACGCTGCAGGCGTTCGCCGACCTGGGCCTGGACGCCGTGCCGGGCACCGGCCTGCTCGCCGCCACCGTCCCGGGGGCCTTCGGGGCCTGGACCCTGATGCTGCAGCGCTGGGGGACCTGGCGGCTGCGCGACGTCCTGGAGCCGGCCATCGGCTACGCCCGGCACGGGGCGCCGGTGCTGCCGCGGGTCTCCCGCACGATCGACGCGGTCTCGGCGCTGTTCACCGACGAGTGGACGACGTCCGCCCAGACCTACCTGGACGGCGGCCGGGCCCCGGCGCCCTGGTCCCGGTGGCGGCTCACCCGGCTCGCGGACACCTACGAGCGCGTGCTCACCGAGGCCGAGGCCGCCTCGAGTGACCGGGACGCCCAGATCGAGGCCGCCCGCGACGTCTGGTACCGCGGCTTCGTCGCCGAGGCGGTCGACACCTTCGCCCGGACGACGACCTGGCTGGACACCTCGGGACGGCGGCACGGCGGGCTGCTGAGCGCCGACGACCTGGCCCGCTGGCAGCCGACCGTCGAGGAGCCGCTGTCGGGCCGCTACCGCGACGTCGAGGTGCTCAAGACCGGTCCCTGGGGCCAGGGGCCGGTGTTGCTGCAGTCCCTGCACATCCTCGACGGACTCGACCTCGCCGGCCCGGACGGGGACCTGGCGGACGACGACCCGGACTGGATCCACCTCACCACCGAGGCCTCCAAGCTGGCGTTCGCCGACCGCGAGGCCTGGTACGGCGACCCCGAGCACGTCGACGTCCCGCTCGCCACCCTGCTGTCGCAGGACTACGCCGCCGAGCGGCGCCGGCTCATCGACCCGGCCCGCGCCGACCGGGAGCTGCGCCCCGGGTCCCCGGACGGGCGGACCCCCCGGCTGCCCGACGTCCCTCCCGAGGGTCTCGGCGGCACCCGGGACGCCTCGGTCGGTGAGCCGACCGTCCGCCGCGACGGCCGTACCCGGGGGGACACCTGCCACGTCGACGTCGTCGACCGGTGGGGGAACATGGTCGCCGCCACCCCGAGCGGCGCGTGGCTGCAGTCCTCCCCGGTCGTGCCCGACCTCGGCTTCCCGCTGGGGACCCGGGCGCAGATGTTCTGGCTCACCGAGGGCCTGCCGACGACCCTCGCCCCCGGCGTCCGGCCGCGGACCACCCTGTCGCCGTCCCTGGCCCTGCGCGACGGCGAGCCGTGGATCGCGTTCGGCACCCCCGGCGGCGACCAGCAGGACCAGTGGAGTCTCGTGCTGCTGCTGCGGATGGTGCACGCCGCCGAGGCGTCGCGGCGGCGTGGCGAGCCGGTGTGGACCGGCCTGCAGGCGGCCGTGGACGCCCCGATGTTCCACCACGACCACATGCCGTCCTCTTTCTTCCCGCGGCAGACCTTCCCGGCAAGGCTCACCGTCGAGGACCGCGTGCCCCGCCCGGTGCTCGACGAGCTCGCCCGCCGCGGGCACGACGTGCAGGCCGTCGACGGCTGGTCGCTGGGGCGGTTGTCGGCCGTCGCCCGGGACGGCGGGTGGCTGCGGGCCGCTGCCAACCCCCGGGGCGCCCAGGGGTACGCGGTGGGCCGCTGA
- a CDS encoding zinc ABC transporter substrate-binding protein, producing the protein MRALAVVGTAFAVLAAGACAGPADQDAEVSVVATTTILGDVAGRVVECGGGTVQTLMPVGADPHDYAPASTDVQEMVAADLVVANGLGLEEGLASALEAAQEDGATVIEVAELVNPLPLVAEEPDALADDGHGLSLDPHVWLDVARMADAAELIGAQLAELTGDDAYISCGEDAGADLRAVDDEVRAVLAAVPPERRVLITDHRAFGYFSEAYDFEVAGVVVPGGSTLGEPSSAHLAELVTVIEETGVTAIFGNVAEDSELLTALAAETGKDIETVELYVGSVGPEGSGAEDYSSMMLENARRIADALTPQEDGA; encoded by the coding sequence ATGAGAGCACTCGCCGTCGTCGGAACAGCATTCGCGGTCCTTGCCGCCGGAGCCTGCGCGGGACCGGCGGACCAGGACGCCGAGGTGTCCGTGGTGGCCACCACCACGATCCTGGGGGACGTCGCCGGGCGGGTGGTCGAGTGCGGCGGCGGGACGGTGCAGACCCTGATGCCCGTGGGCGCGGACCCGCACGACTACGCCCCCGCGTCCACCGACGTCCAGGAGATGGTTGCGGCTGACCTCGTGGTGGCGAACGGACTCGGGCTGGAGGAGGGTCTCGCCTCCGCCCTCGAGGCGGCGCAGGAGGACGGCGCTACCGTCATCGAGGTGGCCGAGCTGGTGAATCCCCTGCCTTTGGTGGCCGAGGAGCCCGACGCACTGGCGGACGACGGACACGGGCTCTCCCTGGACCCGCACGTGTGGCTCGACGTGGCCAGGATGGCGGACGCCGCCGAGCTCATCGGCGCCCAGCTCGCCGAGCTGACCGGCGACGACGCGTACATCTCGTGCGGCGAGGACGCCGGCGCCGACCTGCGAGCCGTGGACGACGAGGTGCGCGCCGTCCTGGCCGCCGTCCCTCCCGAGCGCCGAGTGCTGATCACCGACCACCGGGCGTTCGGCTACTTCTCGGAGGCCTACGACTTCGAGGTCGCCGGGGTCGTCGTCCCCGGGGGGTCCACACTGGGTGAGCCGAGCTCGGCGCACCTCGCGGAGCTCGTCACGGTGATCGAGGAGACCGGCGTCACAGCGATCTTCGGGAACGTGGCGGAGGACTCGGAGCTGCTGACCGCCCTCGCCGCGGAGACCGGGAAGGACATCGAGACCGTCGAGCTCTACGTCGGCAGCGTCGGCCCCGAGGGGTCCGGCGCGGAGGACTACTCCTCGATGATGCTGGAGAACGCCCGGCGGATCGCCGACGCTCTGACCCCGCAGGAGGACGGTGCGTGA
- a CDS encoding metal ABC transporter ATP-binding protein — MTGSAPSTEVPVAVATDLVLRYGGRTAVDRSTFTVPGRGITAVIGPNGSGKSTILNALAGLLAPSAGSLEVLGKPPREARGELSYVLQSMTVPRTTPMTVRETVGMGRYPSAGWWRPFSRTDRRRIDEALARLQIDDLAGRHLHELSGGQRQRVYVAQGLVQDHRVLLLDEPLTGLDIVSARTIDTIIHEERDRGGAIVLTTHDLDEARAADHVLIVSGRVIASGPPEEVCDRRTVEVAFGLGALHEWHGFLDDPAHSPHD; from the coding sequence ATGACCGGCTCGGCGCCCAGCACCGAGGTGCCCGTGGCCGTGGCCACCGACCTCGTCCTGCGGTACGGCGGTCGCACGGCCGTGGACCGGTCGACGTTCACCGTCCCCGGCCGTGGCATCACCGCGGTCATCGGCCCCAACGGTTCCGGAAAGTCCACGATCCTCAACGCCCTCGCCGGCCTGCTCGCCCCTTCGGCCGGGTCGTTGGAGGTTCTCGGCAAGCCCCCTCGGGAGGCACGCGGGGAGCTCAGCTACGTGCTGCAGTCCATGACCGTGCCACGCACCACCCCGATGACGGTGCGCGAGACGGTCGGCATGGGCCGCTACCCGAGCGCGGGATGGTGGCGACCCTTCTCCCGCACCGACCGCCGCCGGATCGACGAGGCGCTGGCCAGGCTGCAGATCGACGACCTTGCCGGGCGTCACCTGCACGAGCTGTCCGGGGGCCAGCGCCAACGGGTGTACGTCGCCCAGGGGCTCGTCCAGGACCACCGGGTGCTGCTGCTCGACGAGCCGCTGACCGGACTGGACATCGTCTCGGCGAGGACCATCGACACGATCATCCACGAGGAGCGCGACCGCGGCGGCGCGATCGTGCTCACCACCCACGACCTCGACGAGGCGAGGGCGGCGGACCACGTGCTGATCGTCAGCGGGCGGGTCATCGCCAGCGGCCCGCCCGAGGAGGTCTGCGACCGTCGCACCGTCGAGGTGGCCTTCGGTCTCGGCGCCCTGCACGAGTGGCACGGGTTCCTCGACGACCCGGCCCACTCGCCGCACGACTGA
- a CDS encoding IS110 family transposase, translated as MGNGTGLTRGDRRRNERRARLRAAVPASAAVVGVDLGEDTQMVVVTDRDCRVLARRVFKGKAWELGPVLDWAVQQAARAGFTAVTLACEPTGSRWMAVQDAAFERDLLVVCVQPLAAARAREEEDYTRDKSDYKDAVLIARLAGELRCYVPERVEEQWAVLRHLGRRRGELITRSTRAVLQLRDLLAVGWPTVLTAASKPFESMTWQASVAVVLDRCNGDPARLRRMGLARFTDAVRRELPRWGGRKIRRRIVEGVFAALNDTTGAVARQRAGALKRAAWAVDDLRAARAQQQTVEQEMLTAVDALGLSDPLASIPGLSLPAAAQILAEAGDPTRFDSARSLVKHAGLNPVENTSATFRGRTRTSKRGRPGLRLAAWRATWTVIRHNPVLAARHAHLTSRQHNRLTRAQAHVACATTLLRWIYAVTTTGQRWDPRIAAGPTTEAPMAA; from the coding sequence ATGGGTAATGGTACGGGTTTGACTCGGGGTGATCGGCGGCGTAACGAGCGGCGGGCCCGGCTGCGTGCGGCGGTGCCGGCGTCGGCTGCGGTGGTGGGGGTTGATCTGGGGGAGGACACCCAGATGGTGGTGGTCACTGACCGGGACTGCCGGGTGCTGGCCCGGCGGGTGTTCAAGGGCAAGGCGTGGGAGCTGGGGCCGGTCCTGGACTGGGCGGTGCAGCAGGCTGCGCGGGCCGGGTTCACGGCGGTGACGTTGGCGTGTGAGCCGACCGGGTCACGGTGGATGGCGGTGCAGGACGCCGCCTTCGAGCGGGACCTGCTGGTGGTGTGTGTGCAGCCGCTGGCCGCGGCCCGGGCCCGGGAGGAGGAGGACTACACCCGGGACAAGTCCGACTACAAGGATGCGGTGCTGATCGCCCGGTTGGCCGGTGAGCTGCGCTGCTACGTCCCCGAACGTGTGGAGGAGCAGTGGGCGGTGCTGCGGCACCTCGGTCGCCGTCGTGGTGAGCTGATCACCCGGTCGACCCGGGCGGTGCTGCAGCTGCGTGACCTGCTCGCGGTGGGCTGGCCCACGGTCCTGACGGCGGCGAGCAAGCCGTTCGAGTCGATGACCTGGCAGGCGTCGGTGGCGGTGGTGCTGGACCGCTGCAACGGTGACCCGGCCCGGCTGCGGCGGATGGGCCTGGCCCGGTTCACCGACGCGGTGCGCCGTGAGCTGCCTCGTTGGGGTGGGCGCAAGATCCGCCGCCGGATCGTCGAGGGCGTGTTCGCCGCCCTCAACGACACCACCGGCGCGGTGGCCCGCCAGCGCGCCGGGGCGCTCAAACGCGCCGCCTGGGCGGTGGATGACCTGCGCGCCGCCCGCGCCCAGCAGCAGACCGTCGAGCAGGAGATGCTCACCGCCGTGGACGCCCTGGGCCTGAGTGACCCGCTGGCCTCGATCCCCGGGCTGTCCCTGCCGGCTGCCGCGCAGATCCTCGCCGAGGCCGGTGACCCGACCCGCTTCGACAGCGCACGGTCCCTGGTCAAGCACGCCGGGCTGAACCCGGTGGAGAACACCTCGGCCACCTTCCGCGGCCGCACCCGCACCTCCAAACGCGGCCGCCCCGGGCTGCGGCTGGCCGCCTGGCGTGCCACCTGGACGGTGATCCGGCACAACCCGGTCCTGGCCGCCCGCCACGCCCACCTGACCAGCCGCCAGCACAACCGGCTCACCCGCGCACAGGCCCACGTGGCCTGCGCCACGACCCTGCTGCGCTGGATCTACGCCGTCACCACCACCGGGCAGCGCTGGGACCCCCGGATCGCCGCCGGCCCCACCACCGAGGCCCCCATGGCCGCCTGA